One genomic region from Streptomyces sp. NBC_00457 encodes:
- a CDS encoding GNAT family N-acetyltransferase, which translates to MTSTPAGTHDVPSAAVRPYRPADRDRLDDICVRTAHVGQDARPHYADPGIFPVIFAQPYVHLEPELAFVLDDGRGRAVGYILGTADTPRFVEDFRAKWLPRVADRYPEPDGPPRTADEEIVALLRRPERMLVPEVADYPAHLHIDLLPEWQGRGYGRELMRAFLRALHSRGVPAVHLSMLTANTPARAFYRRLGFHEISVPDPGPVTYLGRSTAEERGTTAEGR; encoded by the coding sequence ATGACCTCTACGCCCGCCGGGACACATGACGTCCCCTCCGCCGCCGTACGTCCCTATCGCCCCGCCGATCGCGATCGCCTCGACGACATCTGTGTCCGCACCGCCCACGTCGGTCAGGACGCCCGTCCCCACTACGCCGACCCCGGCATCTTCCCGGTGATCTTCGCGCAGCCTTACGTCCATCTGGAACCGGAGCTGGCGTTCGTGCTGGACGACGGGCGCGGGCGGGCCGTCGGTTACATCCTGGGGACCGCGGACACCCCTCGCTTCGTCGAGGACTTCCGGGCGAAGTGGCTGCCGAGGGTGGCGGACCGGTATCCAGAGCCCGACGGTCCGCCGCGCACGGCCGATGAGGAGATCGTCGCGCTGCTGCGCCGACCCGAGCGGATGCTCGTGCCCGAGGTGGCCGACTATCCGGCCCATCTCCACATCGACCTGCTGCCGGAGTGGCAAGGGCGCGGTTACGGACGGGAGTTGATGCGGGCGTTCCTGCGGGCGCTGCACAGCAGAGGTGTGCCGGCCGTGCACCTGTCGATGCTGACCGCCAACACGCCCGCGCGAGCCTTTTACCGTCGTCTCGGCTTCCATGAGATCTCGGTGCCCGATCCGGGGCCGGTCACCTATCTCGGGCGCAGTACGGCAGAGGAGCGCGGCACTACAGCAGAAGGCCGGTGA
- a CDS encoding YceI family protein has protein sequence MDPASGKHGIGSDTGQLRIKTSRTGLGRKAGHDLTIEVTRWSGDVTVDVADPGRSSVVASIEVDSLEVREGVGGLKPLTDDDRADIKRTIREKILHTAEHPRITFTSTEIAGTPHAFTVTGDLTIMGTTHPITLEAGLDAEGGVHGAATVVQSTWGIKPYKAFAGALRLADEARIEFDLAPLTETAALG, from the coding sequence ATGGACCCTGCAAGCGGAAAGCACGGCATCGGTTCGGACACAGGGCAGCTACGGATCAAGACCAGCCGCACCGGGCTGGGCCGCAAGGCCGGGCATGACCTGACGATCGAGGTCACCCGGTGGTCCGGGGATGTCACGGTCGATGTCGCCGATCCGGGCCGGTCGTCCGTGGTCGCCTCGATCGAGGTCGACTCCCTGGAGGTCCGGGAGGGAGTCGGAGGCCTGAAGCCGCTGACGGACGACGATCGGGCGGACATCAAGCGGACGATCAGAGAGAAGATCCTCCACACCGCGGAGCACCCGCGCATCACCTTCACCTCGACCGAGATCGCAGGCACCCCGCACGCCTTCACCGTGACCGGAGACCTCACGATCATGGGCACAACCCATCCGATCACCCTCGAGGCGGGCCTGGACGCCGAGGGGGGAGTGCATGGCGCCGCCACCGTCGTACAAAGCACCTGGGGCATCAAGCCGTACAAGGCCTTCGCCGGCGCCCTCCGACTCGCGGACGAGGCCCGAATCGAGTTCGACCTCGCCCCTCTGACCGAGACGGCGGCGCTGGGGTAG
- a CDS encoding RNA-guided endonuclease InsQ/TnpB family protein → MCDVLPRFGAVKLVVQVKLLPSPEQAAALEATLRACNRAADHVSRTAFQSGIKDRNGPQKLVYADIKAAFGLSAQPAVRVVKKVVDAYGALAASLQAGRLGGPESKRYRKAVGSPVTFRPEAAQPFDDRCLSWQTDARTVSIWTVDGRMRGIRYTGSPDQLKTLAEYRKGESDLVQRGGKWFLIATCDIPDPEVYEPADWIGVDRGIVNLATTSDGTNYQGRRLNRYRRWQARKRAELQAKQSRSATRRLARRAKKEQRHATHVNHRVSKEIVSVAQRTGRGIAVEQLDGIRDRVRLRRDQRGTWSSWPFHQLGQHLAYKARRAGVPFVEVDPAYTSQRCPRCGHTERANRPDRDRFSCRRCGLAGPADHVAGVNVRNRARSAWVFVTAPVPAPA, encoded by the coding sequence GTGTGCGATGTGCTGCCTAGGTTTGGGGCTGTGAAGCTGGTGGTGCAGGTGAAGCTGTTGCCGTCGCCGGAGCAGGCGGCGGCGCTGGAGGCGACCTTGCGTGCCTGCAACCGGGCCGCCGACCACGTCTCCCGGACCGCCTTCCAATCGGGCATCAAGGACCGCAACGGGCCGCAGAAACTGGTCTACGCGGACATCAAGGCCGCCTTCGGCCTGTCGGCACAGCCCGCGGTGCGGGTGGTGAAGAAGGTCGTGGACGCCTACGGTGCGCTCGCAGCGAGCCTGCAAGCCGGGCGGCTGGGCGGCCCCGAGTCGAAGCGGTACCGCAAGGCGGTCGGCTCACCGGTCACTTTCCGGCCCGAGGCGGCGCAGCCGTTCGACGACCGGTGCCTGTCCTGGCAGACGGACGCGCGCACGGTGTCGATCTGGACGGTGGACGGGCGGATGCGCGGCATCCGCTACACCGGCTCGCCGGACCAGCTCAAGACGCTGGCCGAGTACCGCAAGGGCGAGTCCGATCTGGTCCAGCGGGGCGGGAAGTGGTTTTTGATCGCGACCTGCGACATTCCCGATCCCGAGGTGTATGAGCCGGCTGACTGGATCGGTGTTGACCGCGGCATCGTCAATCTCGCTACCACCAGTGACGGCACCAACTACCAGGGCCGTCGGCTGAACCGCTACCGGCGCTGGCAGGCCCGTAAACGCGCCGAACTCCAGGCAAAGCAAAGCCGTTCGGCCACCCGCCGCCTGGCCCGTCGGGCGAAGAAGGAGCAGCGCCATGCCACCCATGTGAACCACCGGGTCTCGAAGGAGATCGTGTCCGTCGCGCAACGCACCGGTCGCGGGATTGCCGTCGAGCAGCTCGACGGGATCCGGGACCGGGTACGGCTTCGCCGCGACCAGCGGGGCACCTGGTCTTCCTGGCCGTTCCACCAGCTCGGACAGCACCTCGCCTACAAGGCCCGCCGGGCCGGGGTGCCGTTTGTGGAGGTGGATCCGGCGTACACCTCGCAGCGCTGCCCGCGCTGCGGGCACACCGAGCGGGCCAACCGGCCCGACCGGGACCGTTTCTCCTGTCGTCGGTGCGGCCTCGCTGGGCCTGCCGATCACGTCGCCGGGGTCAACGTGCGCAACCGCGCGCGCTCGGCGTGGGTGTTCGTCACCGCACCCGTCCCCGCACCAGCCTGA
- a CDS encoding class I SAM-dependent methyltransferase, with translation MSRYLFDNTDARTPDRFSTLESCYDRVSRRQLELTGLAPGFRCLEVGGGGGSLGAWMGERVGPEGEVTVTDLDPRWAESRPRPPQVRLLRHDIVNDPLPGGDYDVIHARLVLLHLPERIAVLERLVAALRPGGWLLLEEFAARGFRFSRPRMRLPPPCSPTSRPRCWPSWRRRAPMWRGDAGCLRR, from the coding sequence ATGTCCCGCTACCTGTTCGACAACACCGACGCCCGCACTCCCGACCGCTTCTCGACCCTGGAGTCGTGCTACGACCGCGTCTCCCGCCGCCAGTTGGAACTGACCGGCCTGGCCCCCGGTTTCCGTTGCCTGGAAGTCGGCGGGGGCGGCGGCTCGTTGGGGGCGTGGATGGGGGAACGGGTCGGTCCGGAGGGGGAGGTCACGGTGACCGACCTCGACCCCCGCTGGGCCGAGTCCCGGCCCCGGCCGCCGCAGGTGCGCCTGCTGCGCCACGACATCGTCAACGATCCGTTGCCGGGCGGCGACTACGACGTGATCCACGCCCGGCTGGTCCTGCTGCACCTGCCGGAGCGGATCGCCGTACTTGAACGGCTCGTGGCAGCCCTGCGGCCGGGCGGATGGCTCCTGTTGGAGGAGTTCGCTGCACGTGGATTCCGGTTCTCGCGACCCCGGATGAGGCTTCCACCGCCCTGTTCACCCACGTCCAGGCCGCGCTGCTGGCCCAGTTGGAGAAGGCGGGCGCCGATGTGGCGTGGGGACGCCGGGTGCCTTCGGCGATGA
- a CDS encoding YbaK/EbsC family protein, protein MTTSAASATEDSGAHPRFAEALQQLGLGELHSRIRRFPDATRTAAEAAAAIGCELSQICKSLIFAADGVPVLVLMDGASRVDVELVRRELGAEKVTRAKADVVRETTGYAIGGVPPFGHRTKTRVLADRSLLDHDLVWAAAGTPYTVFPMEPKTLITHAGANLVDVREQDTHNQDAHNQDAPEPTP, encoded by the coding sequence ATGACGACCTCCGCCGCCTCCGCCACCGAAGACTCCGGAGCCCACCCCCGATTCGCCGAGGCACTCCAACAGCTGGGGCTCGGTGAACTCCACAGCCGCATCCGCCGCTTCCCGGACGCCACCCGCACCGCCGCCGAGGCCGCCGCCGCCATCGGGTGTGAGCTGAGCCAGATCTGCAAGTCGCTGATCTTCGCGGCGGACGGCGTACCGGTACTGGTGCTGATGGACGGGGCCTCGCGGGTCGACGTGGAGCTGGTGCGGCGGGAACTCGGTGCCGAGAAGGTGACGCGCGCGAAGGCGGACGTCGTACGGGAGACGACCGGGTACGCGATCGGAGGCGTGCCACCCTTCGGGCACCGCACAAAGACCCGGGTACTCGCCGACCGTTCCCTGCTCGACCACGACCTGGTGTGGGCCGCCGCCGGAACCCCGTACACCGTCTTCCCCATGGAGCCCAAGACGCTGATCACCCACGCCGGCGCGAACCTCGTGGACGTACGCGAGCAGGACACCCACAACCAGGACGCCCACAACCAGGACGCCCCCGAGCCCACCCCGTGA
- a CDS encoding EamA family transporter, protein MTPLVTAAVLLAAVTHAGWNAIAHRITDKLVGFTLIAGGGVLIGLAMIPFVAVPAAGAWPYLLLSAAIHIAYYVLLMKSFRLGDFGQAYPIARGSAPLVVTVLAAVFAHEVPDAWAAAGIALSCAGLTGVALWGLRGRRPDWAAIGAALATGLTIAVYTVVDGLGVRASGSSLGYIAWLMVLQGTIIPAYAIRRWRRQTLTQLRPSAPLGLLGAALSVSAYALVLWAQTRAALAPIAALRESSIIVGAAIGAVFFKERFGVSRIVAAGVVVVGIGLMLRAG, encoded by the coding sequence GTGACCCCCCTGGTCACCGCCGCCGTCCTCCTCGCAGCCGTCACCCACGCCGGCTGGAACGCCATCGCCCATCGCATCACCGACAAGCTCGTCGGCTTCACGCTGATCGCGGGCGGCGGCGTGCTGATCGGGCTGGCCATGATCCCGTTCGTGGCGGTACCGGCGGCGGGCGCATGGCCGTACCTCCTCCTCTCCGCCGCCATCCACATCGCGTACTACGTGCTGCTGATGAAGTCCTTCCGCCTGGGCGACTTCGGCCAGGCCTACCCCATCGCCCGCGGCAGCGCGCCCCTCGTCGTCACCGTGCTCGCCGCCGTCTTCGCCCATGAGGTGCCGGACGCGTGGGCAGCCGCCGGAATCGCCCTGTCCTGCGCCGGTCTCACCGGCGTCGCCCTGTGGGGGCTGCGCGGCCGACGCCCCGACTGGGCGGCGATCGGCGCGGCCCTGGCGACCGGCCTGACCATCGCCGTCTACACCGTGGTCGACGGCCTCGGGGTGCGGGCCTCCGGGTCCTCGCTCGGCTACATCGCCTGGCTGATGGTGCTACAGGGGACGATCATCCCCGCGTACGCCATCCGCCGCTGGCGACGTCAGACCCTCACCCAGCTACGCCCGTCCGCCCCCCTCGGCCTCCTCGGCGCCGCCCTGTCCGTATCGGCGTACGCCCTGGTCCTGTGGGCACAGACCAGGGCCGCCCTCGCACCGATCGCCGCCTTACGGGAATCGTCGATCATCGTCGGCGCGGCCATCGGAGCGGTGTTCTTCAAGGAGCGGTTCGGGGTGTCCCGGATCGTGGCGGCGGGGGTAGTGGTCGTGGGGATCGGGTTGATGCTGCGCGCGGGGTGA
- a CDS encoding metallophosphoesterase family protein translates to MRCCLSAPLTVLAALPSPCDIARSGALLAPALLRGALTRAQRARHAFPHHPDALAAVHLELVTLTEDRAIITWFTGVPGTDDGWGHMLPAFTEGEVVYGTHPGRLTRTASEGRVTAHHQVEITGLEPGQTYYYQARSRGTAATPTPLHLVRGNAVGTNLHGIGSRGGPYSFTTPQPPPGRHLMSIALCNDLHLGETTAGRVAGMPMLRGISQQPGLAPYPEIMGRALVEEARRRGADVLLAAGDISAGGAPRDLAEARQILDGFGVHGRDYFVVRGNHDRPGPAGDTFRDGFLGGTGPGYLTHDLGGLRLIGLDTYEKKGNGGDAGGLGDEQLSWFRAQLREQREQPTLVFGHHPLTVRDSVFPMGRGQRLDRRQARAIVDAYAASPGVFLHHAGHTHRNKRTVLLRAPHVTQQEVSAVKDYPGGFSLLRIHTGGYALNYYKSGTDPAREWSERSRRVAGGLWPHHALGRSPADRNSVRAHDLSGIAVPHQRTVSAALPGAAGL, encoded by the coding sequence ATGCGCTGCTGCCTCTCCGCTCCTCTGACGGTCCTGGCCGCCCTCCCCAGCCCCTGCGACATCGCGCGCTCCGGCGCACTGCTGGCGCCCGCTCTGCTGCGCGGCGCCCTCACCCGCGCCCAGCGAGCACGCCACGCCTTCCCCCACCACCCCGACGCTCTGGCCGCCGTACACCTCGAACTGGTCACCCTCACCGAGGACCGCGCGATCATCACCTGGTTCACCGGCGTCCCCGGAACCGACGACGGCTGGGGCCATATGCTGCCCGCCTTCACCGAGGGCGAGGTCGTCTACGGCACGCACCCCGGCCGCCTGACCCGCACCGCGTCCGAAGGCCGCGTGACCGCGCACCACCAGGTGGAGATCACCGGCCTGGAACCGGGCCAGACGTACTACTACCAGGCCCGCTCCCGCGGTACGGCCGCCACACCCACGCCGCTGCACCTCGTGCGCGGCAACGCGGTCGGCACCAATCTGCACGGCATCGGCTCGCGCGGCGGACCGTACTCCTTCACCACGCCCCAGCCGCCGCCCGGCCGCCACCTGATGTCCATCGCCCTCTGCAACGACCTGCACCTCGGCGAGACCACCGCCGGCCGGGTGGCCGGAATGCCGATGCTGCGCGGCATCTCGCAGCAGCCCGGGCTCGCCCCGTACCCGGAGATCATGGGCCGGGCCCTGGTCGAGGAGGCGCGGCGGCGCGGGGCGGACGTGCTGCTGGCCGCCGGGGACATCTCGGCGGGCGGCGCGCCGCGGGACCTGGCCGAGGCGAGACAGATCCTGGACGGCTTCGGCGTCCACGGGCGGGACTACTTCGTCGTACGCGGAAACCACGACCGCCCCGGCCCCGCCGGAGACACCTTCCGCGACGGCTTCCTGGGCGGCACGGGCCCCGGCTACCTCACCCACGACCTGGGCGGACTGCGGCTGATCGGGCTCGACACCTACGAGAAGAAGGGCAACGGCGGCGACGCGGGCGGGCTCGGCGACGAGCAGCTGTCCTGGTTCCGGGCACAGCTGCGCGAACAGCGGGAGCAGCCCACGCTCGTCTTCGGCCATCACCCGCTGACCGTGCGGGACTCGGTCTTCCCGATGGGTCGCGGCCAGCGCCTCGACCGCCGCCAGGCCCGCGCGATCGTCGACGCGTACGCCGCCTCGCCGGGCGTCTTCCTCCACCACGCGGGCCACACCCACCGCAACAAGCGCACGGTCCTGCTGCGCGCACCGCACGTCACCCAGCAGGAAGTCAGCGCGGTCAAGGACTACCCGGGCGGCTTCTCCCTCCTGCGCATCCACACCGGCGGCTACGCCCTCAACTACTACAAATCCGGCACCGACCCGGCCCGCGAATGGAGCGAACGCAGCCGCCGCGTCGCCGGAGGCCTCTGGCCCCACCACGCCCTCGGCCGCTCCCCGGCCGACCGCAACAGCGTCCGCGCGCATGACCTGTCCGGGATCGCCGTCCCGCACCAGCGGACCGTTTCGGCGGCTTTGCCGGGGGCGGCGGGGCTGTAG
- a CDS encoding DUF1876 domain-containing protein codes for MMQTTVGWHVELEFQEDDTHTRAAAMVRLPDGSEVRTHGHATRHHTDPNQPRVGEEIAAARALNELAMQMLTKAHTEIDAASGRTSHPIHV; via the coding sequence ATGATGCAGACCACAGTGGGATGGCATGTCGAGCTCGAGTTCCAGGAGGACGACACCCACACCCGGGCGGCGGCGATGGTGCGCTTGCCCGACGGCTCGGAAGTACGGACCCATGGGCACGCCACGCGCCACCACACGGACCCGAATCAGCCGCGGGTCGGCGAGGAGATCGCCGCGGCCCGCGCACTGAACGAACTCGCCATGCAGATGCTGACCAAGGCGCACACCGAGATCGACGCGGCGTCAGGACGCACTTCGCATCCGATTCACGTCTGA
- a CDS encoding serine hydrolase domain-containing protein, whose product MDVHGAVAEGFEPVRDAFAANFEGLGDRGAAVAVYRDGHKVVDLWGGTKDVDGTEPWAHGTAQIVRSATKGVAAAVLLLLRQRGELDLDAPVGEYWPEFKAAGKERTAVWQLLAHRAGVPVLDRPLTPAQAADPVLGAEAVAAQAPVWEPGTDHGYHAQTYSWLTGELVRRVTGRSIGEWVADEIAGPVGADLWIGLPDREIPRVGRVGRVETPERAGGLKTRPKRAVSDAYADPDSLTRRAFAAITPQPDENDPAYRAAVLPASNGIATADGLARFYASLIGEVDGGTRLFTPETVELARGERSAGPDRTLVVATRFGLGYMLHGAASPLLTPTSFGHPGRGGALGLADPETGIALGYVTNGFRKSVTADPRAQALVRAVRRATAG is encoded by the coding sequence GTGGACGTGCACGGTGCGGTGGCCGAGGGCTTCGAGCCGGTCAGGGACGCGTTCGCGGCCAACTTCGAGGGGCTCGGGGACCGGGGTGCGGCCGTCGCCGTCTACCGGGACGGGCACAAGGTCGTCGACCTGTGGGGCGGCACCAAGGACGTCGACGGGACCGAGCCCTGGGCCCACGGCACCGCGCAGATCGTGCGCTCGGCGACGAAGGGCGTCGCCGCCGCCGTACTCCTGCTGCTGCGTCAGCGTGGGGAGCTGGACCTGGACGCGCCGGTGGGCGAGTACTGGCCGGAGTTCAAGGCGGCGGGCAAGGAGCGGACGGCGGTGTGGCAGCTGCTCGCGCACCGGGCGGGCGTGCCGGTGCTGGACCGGCCGCTGACGCCCGCGCAGGCCGCCGATCCCGTGCTCGGCGCGGAGGCGGTCGCGGCGCAGGCACCGGTGTGGGAGCCCGGGACCGACCACGGCTATCACGCGCAGACGTACAGCTGGCTGACCGGTGAGCTGGTCCGGCGGGTCACCGGGCGGTCGATCGGCGAGTGGGTCGCGGACGAGATCGCCGGGCCGGTCGGGGCGGACCTGTGGATCGGGCTGCCGGACAGGGAGATACCGCGCGTGGGGCGGGTGGGCCGCGTCGAGACGCCGGAGCGGGCGGGCGGTCTGAAGACCCGGCCGAAGCGTGCGGTGTCGGACGCCTACGCCGACCCGGACTCCCTCACCCGCCGCGCCTTCGCCGCCATCACCCCGCAGCCCGACGAGAACGACCCCGCCTACCGCGCCGCCGTCCTCCCCGCATCCAACGGCATCGCGACGGCCGACGGTCTGGCCCGTTTCTACGCCTCCCTGATCGGCGAAGTGGACGGCGGAACGCGGCTGTTCACACCGGAGACGGTGGAGCTGGCCCGTGGCGAACGTTCCGCGGGCCCCGACCGCACCCTCGTCGTCGCCACCCGCTTCGGCCTCGGCTACATGCTCCACGGCGCCGCCTCCCCGCTCCTCACCCCCACCTCCTTCGGCCACCCCGGCCGCGGCGGCGCCCTCGGCCTCGCCGACCCCGAGACGGGCATCGCCCTCGGCTATGTCACCAACGGCTTCCGCAAGAGCGTGACGGCGGATCCGCGAGCGCAGGCGCTGGTGCGGGCGGTGCGGCGGGCTACGGCTGGTTAA
- a CDS encoding organic hydroperoxide resistance protein, producing the protein MIDGAEADIRPDSRPDTRSDTRPTKIVYVAEATAHGGRDGYVTSQDGQIELKVAMPPELGGDGNGTNPEQLFAAGYSSCFHNALVLVGRREGYDLTGSTVAAKVGLGPNRQRGYGLAVALSVSLPVLDTDIAAKLVDAAHEVCPYSNATRDNIDVTILLG; encoded by the coding sequence ATGATCGACGGCGCCGAAGCCGACATCCGTCCCGACAGCCGTCCAGACACCCGTAGCGATACACGCCCCACGAAGATCGTGTACGTCGCCGAGGCCACCGCCCACGGCGGCCGGGACGGCTATGTCACCAGCCAGGACGGCCAGATCGAGCTGAAGGTCGCGATGCCGCCCGAGCTGGGCGGCGACGGCAACGGCACCAACCCGGAGCAGCTGTTCGCGGCCGGCTACAGCTCCTGCTTCCACAACGCGCTGGTCCTCGTCGGCCGACGCGAGGGCTACGACCTGACCGGCTCGACGGTCGCCGCCAAGGTCGGCCTCGGCCCCAACAGACAGCGCGGCTACGGCCTCGCGGTCGCCCTCAGCGTCTCGCTCCCGGTCCTCGACACGGACATCGCGGCCAAGCTGGTGGACGCGGCCCACGAGGTGTGCCCGTACTCCAACGCGACCCGCGACAACATCGACGTAACGATCCTTCTGGGCTGA
- a CDS encoding MarR family winged helix-turn-helix transcriptional regulator, translated as MTNQEDAGSLLLDEQLCFALYAAQRAVTAMYRPLLDELGLTYPQYLVLLVLWERGETTVKELAAALRLDYGTLSPLLKRLESAGVVRRERAVHDERSVVIACTGRGEELRERAVRIPGALLTATQLGGADVTRLREELWQLAQRARAAAERSR; from the coding sequence GTGACGAACCAAGAGGATGCCGGATCGCTGCTGCTGGACGAGCAGCTGTGCTTCGCGCTGTACGCCGCCCAGCGCGCGGTGACGGCCATGTACCGTCCGCTCCTCGACGAGCTGGGGCTCACCTATCCGCAGTACCTGGTGCTGCTGGTGCTGTGGGAGCGCGGCGAGACCACGGTGAAGGAGCTGGCGGCGGCGCTGCGGCTGGACTACGGCACGCTGTCGCCGTTGCTCAAGCGGCTGGAGAGCGCGGGTGTGGTGCGCCGGGAGCGCGCGGTGCACGACGAGCGCTCCGTGGTCATCGCGTGCACGGGGCGCGGAGAGGAACTCAGGGAACGCGCGGTGCGTATACCGGGCGCACTCCTCACGGCGACCCAGCTCGGCGGTGCGGATGTCACCCGGCTCCGCGAGGAGTTGTGGCAGCTCGCACAACGGGCGCGGGCCGCGGCCGAGCGCTCCCGCTGA
- a CDS encoding energy-coupling factor ABC transporter ATP-binding protein: MGPVSTASLEVSGLAFAYPDGHQALFGVDFSIARGERVALLGPNGAGKTTLVLHLNGILTGGTGSVHIAGLPVGKRHMAEIRRRVGIVFQDPDDQLFMPTVREDVAFGPAAAGLKGAELEARVDHALELVGMAEFKERPPHHLSFGQRRRVAVATVLAMEPEILVLDEPSSNLDPASRRELADILRSLDVTVFMVTHDLPYALELCARSLILSEGVIAADGKTGELLADEELMRAHRLELPFGFDPRSVTAENRP, encoded by the coding sequence ATGGGCCCTGTGAGTACCGCTTCCCTGGAGGTCTCCGGCCTCGCCTTCGCCTACCCCGACGGCCACCAGGCCCTGTTCGGCGTGGACTTCTCCATCGCGCGCGGCGAGCGGGTCGCGCTGCTCGGGCCGAACGGCGCCGGCAAGACGACGCTCGTGCTCCACCTCAACGGCATCCTGACCGGCGGTACCGGCAGCGTGCACATCGCCGGGCTGCCCGTCGGCAAACGGCACATGGCCGAGATCCGGCGGCGGGTCGGCATCGTCTTCCAGGATCCGGACGACCAGCTCTTCATGCCGACCGTGCGGGAGGACGTGGCGTTCGGACCCGCGGCGGCCGGGCTGAAGGGGGCCGAGCTGGAGGCGCGCGTCGACCACGCGCTGGAGCTGGTCGGCATGGCGGAGTTCAAGGAACGCCCGCCGCACCACCTCTCCTTCGGCCAGCGTCGCCGGGTGGCCGTCGCGACAGTGCTCGCGATGGAGCCGGAGATCCTCGTCCTCGACGAGCCCTCCTCCAACCTCGATCCGGCCTCCCGCCGTGAACTGGCCGACATCCTGCGCTCGTTGGACGTGACCGTGTTCATGGTCACGCACGACCTGCCGTACGCCCTGGAACTGTGCGCGCGCTCACTGATCCTCAGTGAGGGCGTGATCGCCGCGGACGGCAAGACCGGCGAGCTGCTCGCCGACGAGGAGCTGATGCGGGCGCACCGCCTGGAGCTGCCGTTCGGCTTCGACCCGCGCTCTGTGACCGCCGAGAACCGTCCGTGA
- the cbiQ gene encoding cobalt ECF transporter T component CbiQ: MGAGHAHRLYRHGHSPVHALPPHTKLAAVFAFVVVVVSTPREAMWAFGLYAVLLATVASIARVPAGFLLKRLLIEVPFVAFAVLLPFVAEGERVDVLGLSLSVNGLWGAWNVLAKGTLGVAASVLLASTTELRELLLGLQRLKLPPLLVQIASFMIRYGDVIADEMRRMRIARESRGFEASGVKHWGVLAKSAGALFIRSYERGERVHLAMVSRGYAGSMPVIDEVTASRAQWSYALALPAAALVVCVLGWAL, encoded by the coding sequence ATGGGAGCGGGGCACGCGCACCGGCTCTACCGGCACGGGCACTCGCCGGTGCACGCCCTGCCGCCGCACACCAAGCTCGCGGCGGTGTTCGCCTTCGTGGTCGTCGTGGTGTCGACGCCGCGGGAGGCGATGTGGGCGTTCGGGCTGTACGCCGTGCTGCTCGCGACGGTGGCGTCCATCGCGCGCGTGCCCGCCGGGTTTCTGCTCAAGCGGCTGCTGATCGAGGTGCCGTTCGTCGCGTTCGCGGTGCTGCTGCCGTTCGTGGCGGAGGGCGAGCGGGTCGACGTACTCGGGCTCTCGCTGAGCGTCAACGGGCTGTGGGGCGCGTGGAACGTGCTCGCCAAGGGGACCCTGGGCGTCGCCGCCTCCGTCCTGCTCGCCTCCACCACTGAACTGCGCGAACTGCTGCTGGGGTTGCAGCGACTGAAGCTGCCGCCACTGCTCGTGCAGATCGCGTCCTTCATGATCCGGTACGGCGATGTCATCGCGGACGAGATGCGGCGGATGCGGATCGCCCGGGAGTCGCGGGGCTTCGAGGCGAGCGGGGTCAAGCACTGGGGCGTGCTGGCCAAGAGCGCGGGCGCGTTGTTCATCCGCTCCTACGAACGCGGAGAGCGGGTGCATCTGGCCATGGTGAGCCGTGGGTACGCCGGTTCCATGCCGGTGATCGACGAGGTGACCGCGTCCCGGGCGCAGTGGTCGTACGCTCTCGCCCTCCCCGCCGCCGCCCTCGTCGTCTGTGTGTTGGGATGGGCCCTGTGA